One segment of Solanum stenotomum isolate F172 chromosome 1, ASM1918654v1, whole genome shotgun sequence DNA contains the following:
- the LOC125862928 gene encoding pyruvate kinase, cytosolic isozyme translates to MAIENNNNVKRPKTKIVCTLGPASRSVPMVEKLLRAGMNVARFNFSHGSHDYHQETIDNLRQAMENTGILCAVMLDTKGPEIRTGFLKDGKPVQLKQGQEITVSTDYSIKGDESTICMSYKKLAEDVKPQSVILCADGTITFTVLSCDKEKGLVRCRCENTAVLGERKNVNLPGVIVDLPTLTDKDKDDILNWGVPNHIDMIALSFVRKGSDLVEVRKLLGEHAKNILLMSKVENQEGVANFDDILANSDAFMVARGDLGMEIPIEKIFLAQKVMIYKCNIQGKPVVTATQMLESMIKSPRPTRAEATDVANAVLDGTDCVMLSGETAAGAYPDLAVGTMARICIEAESTIDYPDVFKRIMENAPVPMSPLESLASSAVRTANSAKAALILVLTRGGSTAKLVAKYRPGMPILSVVVPEIKTDSFDWTCSDESPARHSLIFRGLVPVLHAGSARASHEESTEEALYFALQHAKTKGLCKEGDSVVALHRVGTASVIKIVTVK, encoded by the exons ATGGCGATtgaaaacaacaacaatgtCAAGAGGCCTAAGACCAAGATTGTATGCACTTTAGGCCCAGCATCTCGCTCAGTTCCCATGGTAGAGAAGCTTCTCCGGGCTGGCATGAATGTTGCCAGATTCAACTTTTCTCATGGATCTCATGACTATCATCAGGAGACTATTGATAATCTCCGACAGGCTATGGAGAATACTGGTATTCTCTGTGCTGTTATGCTTGATACCAAG GGTCCTGAAATTCGAACAGGGTTTTTAAAAGATGGTAAGCCTGTTCAACTTAAACAGGGTCAGGAGATCACAGTCTCAACTGATTACAGCATTAAAGGTGATGAGAGTACGATATGCATGAGCTACAAAAAGTTAGCAGAGGATGTAAAGCCACAAAGTGTGATCCTCTGTGCAGATGGCACAATCACCTTCACCGTTTTGTCTTGTGACAAAGAGAAAGGTTTGGTACGATGCCGCTGTGAGAACACTGCTGTTCTTGGTGAAAGAAAGAATGTCAATCTCCCTGGAGTAATTGTGGATCTGCCAACATTAACAGATAAAGACAAGGATGACATCTTAAACTGGGGAGTTCCAAATCATATCGACATGATTGCGTTATCTTTTGTTCGTAAGGGTTCAGATCTTGTGGAGGTTCGGAAGCTGCTAGGTGAACATGCAAAGAACATCCTTCTAATGTCTAAG GTTGAAAACCAGGAAGGTGTAGCAAATTTTGATGACATTCTTGCCAACTCTGATGCATTTATGGTAGCCAGAGGTGACCTGGGAATGGAAATTCCAATTGAAAAGATCTTTTTGGCTCAAAAGGTAATGATTTACAAGTGCAACATCCAAGGGAAACCTGTTGTCACAGCAACACAAATGTTGGAGTCCATGATCAAATCTCCAAGACCAACTCGCGCAGAAGCAACAGATGTTGCCAATGCTGTCCTTGATGGCACAGACTGTGTCATGCTTAGTGGTGAAACAGCTGCTGGAGCTTATCCTGATCTTGCAGTGGGGACCATGGCCAGAATTTGTATTGAAGCAGAGAGCACAATTGATTATCCAGATGTGTTTAAAAGAATTATGGAAAATGCACCAGTTCCCATGAGCCCTTTGGAGAGCCTTGCGTCTTCTGCTGTTCGTACCGCTAACTCTGCAAAAGCTGCTCTAATTCTTGTGTTAACCAGGGGAGGAAGTACGGCAAAATTGGTGGCCAAGTACAGGCCTGGAATGCCTATATTGTCTGTGGTTGTCCCTGAGATCAAGACTGATTCTTTTGATTGGACTTGCAGTGATGAATCTCCAGCAAGGCACAGCCTTATCTTCAGGGGATTGGTTCCAGTTCTGCATGCAGGGTCAGCTAGGGCGTCCCATGAAGAGTCTACAGAAGAAGCACTGTATTTTGCTCTTCAACATGCCAAAACAAAAGGATTATGCAAGGAAGGAGATTCCGTTGTAGCCCTTCACCGTGTTGGAACTGCTTCTGTGATCAAGATCGTTACAGTCAAGTAG